The proteins below are encoded in one region of Halichoerus grypus chromosome X, mHalGry1.hap1.1, whole genome shotgun sequence:
- the PDZD4 gene encoding PDZ domain-containing protein 4 isoform X3, which translates to MGCNMCVVQKPEEQYKVMLQEVELYKTNHRDKLGLMVCYRTDDEEDLGIYVGEVNPNSIAAKDGRIREGDRIIQINGVDVQNREEAVAILSQEENTNISLLVARPESQLAKRWKDSDRDDFLDDFGSEHEGELRARKLKSPPAQQLGNEEEQGVPDAGTGLSNSQELDSGVGRTDESTRTEESSEHDLLGDEPASAANTPGALRKSRDLHFSMDSLLAEGAGLAAGDIPGLTDEEYERYRELLEIKGHLENGNQLGPPFPRASGGNSGLDVNRNESLGHEMAMLEEELRHLEFKCRNILRAQKMQQLRERCMKAWLLEEESLYDLGASEPKKHELSDISELPEKSDKDSTSAYNTGESCRSTPLLAEPLPESPLRRAAAGNSNLNRTPSGPTAAAHPKAAAPQGSPAKFRSLSRDPEAGRRPHSEERVRRSPKTGVTLERVGPEGSPYLSRRPRGQGQESERYHSCVQLAPPRGLEELGRGPLALAAGPRVGGAAVAPEAPRMEWKVKVRSDGTRYVAKRPVRDRLLKARALKIREERSGMTTDDDAVSEMKMGRYWSKEERKQHLIRAREQRKRREFMMQSRLECLREQQNGDSKAELNIIALSHRKTMKKRNKKILDNWITIQEMLAHGTRSADGKRVYNPLLSVTTV; encoded by the exons GAGGTCGAGCTGTATAAGACCAACCACCGGGACAAGCTCGGCCTGATGGTTTGCTACCGCACGGATGATGAGGAGGACCTGGGCATCTATGTTGGAGAG GTGAACCCCAATAGCATTGCAGCCAAAGACGGCCGGATCCGCGAGGGGGACCGGATCATCCAG ATAAATGGTGTGGACGTCCAGAACCGGGAGGAGGCAGTGGCCATTCTGAGCCAGGAGGAGAACACCAACATCTCCCTGCTGGTGGCCCGACCTGAGAGCCAG ctggcaaAGCGGTGGAAGGACAGTGACCGGGATGACTTTCTGGATGACTTTGGCTCTGAGCATGAGGGGGAGCTGCGTGCACGGAAGCTGAAATCCCCCCCTGCCCAGCag CTTGGCAACGAAGAGGAGCAAGGGGTCCCCGATGCGGGCACGGGCCTGAGCAATAGCCAGGAGCTGGACAGTGGGGTGGGCCGCACTGATGAGAGCACCCGCACCGAGGAGAGCTCCGAGCACGACCTGCTGGGGGATGAGCCCGCTAGTGCCGCCAACACGCCCGGCGCCCTGCGCAAGAGCCGCGACCTCCACTTCAGCATGGACTCGCTGCtggcggagggggcggggctggcggCTGGCGACATCCCGGGCCTCACGGACGAGGAGTACGAGCGCTACCGGGAGCTGCTGGAGATCAAGGGCCACCTGGAGAACGGCAACCAGCTGGGCCCGCCCTTCCCCCGAGCCTCGGGCGGCAACAGCGGCCTGGATGTGAACCGCAACGAGAGCCTGGGCCACGAGATGGCCATGCTGGAGGAGGAGCTGCGGCACCTGGAGTTCAAGTGCCGCAACATCCTGCGGGCGCAGAAGATGCAGCAGCTGCGGGAGCGCTGCATGAAGGCCTGGCTGCTGGAGGAGGAGAGTCTCTACGACCTGGGGGCCAGCGAGCCCAAGAAGCACGAGCTGTCGGACATCTCCGAGCTGCCCGAGAAGTCGGACAAGGACAGCACCAGCGCCTACAACACGGGGGAGAGCTGCCGCAGCACCCCGCTGCTCGCCGAGCCCTTGCCAGAGAGCCCCCTGAGGCGGGCTGCTGCCGGCAACTCCAACTTGAACCGGACCCCCTCCGGCCCCACGGCCGCCGCGCACCCCAAGGCAGCTGCCCCGCAGGGGAGCCCCGCTAAGTTCCGATCTCTCTCCCGGGATCCCGAGGCGGGCAGGAGACCGCACTCAGAGGAGCGCGTCCGCCGAAGCCCCAAGACGGGCGTGACCCTGGAGCGCGTGGGCCCCGAAGGCAGCCCTTACCTGTCCCGGCGCCCCCGCGGCCAGGGCCAGGAGAGCGAGCGCTACCACAGCTGCGTGCAGCTGGCCCCGCCGCGCGGCCTGGAGGAGCTGGGCCGTGGCCCCCTGGCTTTGGCTGCTGGCCCTCGGGTGGGCGGGGCGGCGGTGGCCCCCGAAGCACCCCGCATGGAGTGGAAGGTCAAGGTGCGCAGCGATGGGACCCGCTACGTGGCCAAGCGGCCCGTGCGTGATCGCCTCCTCAAAGCCCGGGCCCTGAAGATCCGCGAGGAACGCAGCGGCATGACCACGGATGATGACGCGGTGAGCGAGATGAAGATGGGCCGCTACTGGAGCAAGGAGGAGCGGAAGCAGCACCTGATCCGGGCCCGGGAGCAGCGGAAGCGGCGCGAGTTCATGATGCAGAGCCGGCTGGAGTGCTTGAGGGAGCAGCAGAACGGCGACAGCAAGGCTGAGCTCAACATCATTGCCTTGAGCCACCGCAAGACCATGAAGAAGCGGAACAAGAAGATCCTGGACAACTGGATCACCATCCAGGAGATGCTGGCCCACGGCACTCGCTCTGCCGACGGCAAGCGGGTCTACAACCCTCTGCTCTCCGTCACCACTGTCTGA
- the SSR4 gene encoding translocon-associated protein subunit delta isoform X1 has protein sequence MAALASLGVLALLLLSGLSCCSAEACVEPQITPSYYTTSDAVISTETVFIVEISLTCKNRVQNMALYADVSGKQFPVTRGQDVGRYQVSWSLDHKSAHAGTYEVRFFDEESYSLLRKAQRNNEDISVIPPLFTVSVDHRGTWNGPWVSTEVLAAAIGLVIYYLAFSAKSHIQA, from the exons ATGGCGGCGCTGGCATCTCTCGGCGTCCTGGCGCTACTCCTGCTGTCCGGCCTCTCCTGCTGCTCAG CAGAAGCCTGCGTGGAGCCCCAGATCACCCCTTCCTACTACACCACCTCGGATGCCGTCATTTCCACTGAGACTGTTTTCATCGTGGAGATCTCCCTGACGTGCAAGAACAGGGTCCAG AACATGGCTCTTTATGCTGATGTCAGTGGAAAACAATTTCCCGTCACCCGGGGCCAGGATGTGGGGCGTTATCAG GTATCCTGGAGCCTAGACCACAAGAGCGCCCACGCAGGTACCTACGAGGTCAGATTCTTCGATGAGGAGTCCTACAGCCTCCTGAGGAAG GCTCAGAGAAATAACGAGGACATTTCCGTCATCCCGCCCCTATTCACAGTCAGTGTGGACCATCGG GGCACCTGGAACGGGCCCTGGGTCTCTACCGAGGTGTTGGCTGCAGCCATCGGCCTAGTGATCTACTACCTGGCCTTCAGCGCCAAGAGTCACATCCAGGCCTGA
- the SSR4 gene encoding translocon-associated protein subunit delta isoform X2 produces the protein MAALASLGVLALLLLSGLSCCSEACVEPQITPSYYTTSDAVISTETVFIVEISLTCKNRVQNMALYADVSGKQFPVTRGQDVGRYQVSWSLDHKSAHAGTYEVRFFDEESYSLLRKAQRNNEDISVIPPLFTVSVDHRGTWNGPWVSTEVLAAAIGLVIYYLAFSAKSHIQA, from the exons ATGGCGGCGCTGGCATCTCTCGGCGTCCTGGCGCTACTCCTGCTGTCCGGCCTCTCCTGCTGCTCAG AAGCCTGCGTGGAGCCCCAGATCACCCCTTCCTACTACACCACCTCGGATGCCGTCATTTCCACTGAGACTGTTTTCATCGTGGAGATCTCCCTGACGTGCAAGAACAGGGTCCAG AACATGGCTCTTTATGCTGATGTCAGTGGAAAACAATTTCCCGTCACCCGGGGCCAGGATGTGGGGCGTTATCAG GTATCCTGGAGCCTAGACCACAAGAGCGCCCACGCAGGTACCTACGAGGTCAGATTCTTCGATGAGGAGTCCTACAGCCTCCTGAGGAAG GCTCAGAGAAATAACGAGGACATTTCCGTCATCCCGCCCCTATTCACAGTCAGTGTGGACCATCGG GGCACCTGGAACGGGCCCTGGGTCTCTACCGAGGTGTTGGCTGCAGCCATCGGCCTAGTGATCTACTACCTGGCCTTCAGCGCCAAGAGTCACATCCAGGCCTGA